GTCGCGGAGGACGATCTCGGCGAGGCGGGCGGTGGCGGCGCTGGCCGGGATGGGGCCGCGGAAGCCGTGCCGGACCTGGCGGGGGAGGTAGCCGCAGTGGTCCAGGTGGGCGTGCGTGACGACGACGGCGCGGATGTCGGAGGCGTCGCAGGGCAGCTTGTCCCAGTTGCGGCGGCGCAGGTCCGCGACACCCTGGAAGAGTCCCCAGTCGACGAGGATCCGGGCGTGGTCGCCCTCGATCAGGAACTTGCTGCCGGTGACCGTCCGGACACCGAGGAATCTCAGCAGTGCCGGACGGGGGCGGGAGGCGGGGCCGGCTGGGACATGGCAGCGGCCCTCCTTTCGGGACTGGTGCCGGATTCCACCGTCGCATCCGCCACGACGCGACAGAGAGACCCCACCGGTCCCCTTGCGGGGGCCGACCGGCCCAAGCGGCAGGGAAGCATGTGGGCACAGCCTGGCGGTGACCCCTTCCCGCGCAGACAGAGAGGCCGCAGTCATGAAGGCACTCGTCTTCGAAGGTCCCGGACAGACCTCCTGGCAGGACGTCCCGGACCCCGCGATCAAGGACGCCGCCGACGCGATCATCCGGGTCGACGCCGTCACCATTTGTGGCACCGACCTGCACATCATCAAGGGCGACGTACCCGAAGTGACACCCGGCCGCATCCTCGGCCACGAGGCCGTCGGAACCGTGGTCGAGATCGGCGGCGACGTACGCAGCGTCCGCCCCGGCGACCGCGTCCTCGTCTCCTGCATCTCCGCATGCGGCCGCTGCCGCTTCTGCCGCGAGGGCCGCTACGGCCAGTGCCGCGGAGGCGGCGGCTGGGTCCTGGGCCACACCATCGACGGCGCCCAGGCCGAATACCTCCGCGTGCCCTTCGCCGATCTCTCCGTCCACCCCCTCCCCAGCGCCGTGAGCAGCCACGATGCCGTACTCCTCGCCGACATCTTCCCGACCTCCTACGAGGTGGGTGTGCTCAACGGGAACGTGCGCCCCGGTGACACGGTCGTCGTGGTCGGTGCCGGACCCATCGGCCTGGCCGCCATCGCCACCGCGAAGCTCTACAGCCCCGGGCGGATCATCGCCGTCGACCTCGCCGCCTCCCGCCTGGCGGCCGCACGGGACCTCGGTGCCGATGCCACGGCCAGCGCGCGGGAGGAACCCGAGCGGCTGGTCGAGGACCTGACCGACGGTCTCGGCGCGGACGTGGCGATAGAGGCCGTGGGTTTGCCCGAGACGTTCGAGATGTGCACCCGCATGGTCCGCCCCGGCGGACGCGTCGCCAACATCGGCGTCCATGGCAAGCCCGCCACGCTGCACCTCGAAGACCTCTGGATCAAGGACGTCACCATCACCACGGGCCTCGTCGACACCCACTCCACCCCCATGCTGCTGCGCATGATGGCCGCAGGCCGCCTCCCCGGCGCCGCGATGGTCACCCACCGCTTCGAGCTGGACCAGATGGAGGAGGCGTACGACGTCTTCTCGCGCGCCGGCGACACCGGCGCCCTCAAAGTCGTACTGGGCGGAACGCCGCACGACACGGTGGCCGTACCGCCCCAGGAGCAGTGAGTGCCGTGAAGAGCACGCCGAGCATCCACCCTCAGCAGTCCGGCGAGACGGCCGGACGCACCGACCTCGGCCGCCGCATGGCGGCCCGCCGCACCGCCCTCGGCCTGAGCCGTGACGAACTGGGCCACCAGTGCGGAGCCGATGGCAACTACATCGCCTATCTGGAGGAGCACGCGGCCTCGCCGGCCATCGGTACCCTCGTCCGCATCGCCGACGCCCTGGGCATCACGGTCGATGACCTGACCGGCGCGAGCGCCGGCAGGGTCCGGGGCCGTTCCGCCGCCCGCCGAGACACCGCGCTGGTCCCGCTGGAGGAGGCCGAGTGCCGAACGCTGCTGGGTACGCACGGAGTGGGACGCATCGCCGTGTTCACCCCCGAAGGGCCGGCCGTCCTCCCGGTCAACTACCTGATCGCAGGCCCCGACATCGCGTTCCGCACCGCTGTGGAAGCCATCGCGGCCAGAGCGGCGGGCACAGAGGCGGCCTTCGAGATCGACAACATCGACGACGTCACCGCCGGCGGTTGGAGCGTCCTTGCCGTGGGTGAACTGGAAGCCGTCTCGGACTCCGAAGAGATCCAGCACCTGACGGCCACGGCCCGGGCCCAGCCCTGGGCCGGCGGCCCGCGCACCCACTGGATGAAACTCACTCCCGTCCGGCTCACCGGCCGTCGCGTGGTGCACGAGTCATGAGCGAAGTGGGCGCGGTCGTCTTCGACACCGACGGAGGACCCCTGGCCACGGCGGTCCGCCACGCGGCCGCTTGGAAGGCGACCTTCGACGGTTGCCCACGCCATGGCAGCCGTCTCCCGCCGACCGACCACCGCGTCCGTTCGATGCCGCCCGCGCCTACCGGGACCTCGTCGACGGCAGGTCCCGTCGCGACGACGTAGGCGTTCCTCGCCTCACGTCACATCGACCTGCCGCACGGCTCGGGCGTCGAACTCCTCCTGTGCATCGCACGTTTCTGGGCCGGCGCCGAGACCTGGGACACCGACCTCGGCCGCTATCGGATCCGGGGCGTTGTCGGCCCGGACGAGACCACGAGGCCTACCCCGAGGCCGCCGTACCCGGCATCGTCACGGTCGCCCAGCTGCCGTTGTTCACCGTGTACACCGTCAGCCTGCGGTTGACCGTGTCACCGTGCCCGTCGAAGGCGACGCGGCCCGTGACACCGTCGAAGGCCAGCCGCGCCACGGCCTGCGGCAGTTTCGCCCGGGCGTTGTGGGGGAGGGTGCCGCCGTTGGCCGTCACGACGGCCTTCACCGCATCGATGAGGGTCCAGGTCGCGTCGTACGCGTAGGGGCCGTACCAGCCGGCCGCCTCCGGGTACCCCGCCTTCCGGTACCGGGCGAGGAAGTCCTGCCCTGCCGCCGACTCCTCGGCGGGTACGCCGATGTTGGTCGCGAGGTCA
Above is a genomic segment from Streptomyces sp. NBC_01233 containing:
- a CDS encoding helix-turn-helix domain-containing protein — its product is MKSTPSIHPQQSGETAGRTDLGRRMAARRTALGLSRDELGHQCGADGNYIAYLEEHAASPAIGTLVRIADALGITVDDLTGASAGRVRGRSAARRDTALVPLEEAECRTLLGTHGVGRIAVFTPEGPAVLPVNYLIAGPDIAFRTAVEAIAARAAGTEAAFEIDNIDDVTAGGWSVLAVGELEAVSDSEEIQHLTATARAQPWAGGPRTHWMKLTPVRLTGRRVVHES
- a CDS encoding CBS domain-containing protein — encoded protein: MTAASLSAREGVTARLCPHASLPLGPVGPRKGTGGVSLSRRGGCDGGIRHQSRKEGRCHVPAGPASRPRPALLRFLGVRTVTGSKFLIEGDHARILVDWGLFQGVADLRRRNWDKLPCDASDIRAVVVTHAHLDHCGYLPRQVRHGFRGPIPASAATARLAEIVLRDSARLQMEAAEHANRNGWSKHRPARLMADRHVKRLPVVDADGRLLGIVSRADLLKVFLRTDEELAAEIRHSVDRAAVPDRGRGDRRGSAPRLRDRRQDHGVKPSDHFAKG
- a CDS encoding zinc-dependent alcohol dehydrogenase family protein, whose amino-acid sequence is MKALVFEGPGQTSWQDVPDPAIKDAADAIIRVDAVTICGTDLHIIKGDVPEVTPGRILGHEAVGTVVEIGGDVRSVRPGDRVLVSCISACGRCRFCREGRYGQCRGGGGWVLGHTIDGAQAEYLRVPFADLSVHPLPSAVSSHDAVLLADIFPTSYEVGVLNGNVRPGDTVVVVGAGPIGLAAIATAKLYSPGRIIAVDLAASRLAAARDLGADATASAREEPERLVEDLTDGLGADVAIEAVGLPETFEMCTRMVRPGGRVANIGVHGKPATLHLEDLWIKDVTITTGLVDTHSTPMLLRMMAAGRLPGAAMVTHRFELDQMEEAYDVFSRAGDTGALKVVLGGTPHDTVAVPPQEQ